A genomic window from Osmia bicornis bicornis chromosome 6, iOsmBic2.1, whole genome shotgun sequence includes:
- the LOC114871959 gene encoding dnaJ homolog subfamily C member 3 — translation MYHCGILLVLLDLSLDVVGSVSQLEIDRHLELGREFLAKGQLQDALSHYHAAVEGDPNNYLTYYKRGTVYLALGKAKFALLDLDKVLELKPDFTSARLQRGNILLKQAQFSRAEADFRDVLAVEPYNTDALNAMYKIAPVQEDLKIVDRLTRNGDYAAAAQLLAKVIEVCPWSAELRERRAECYEALEDYISAISDVRSTTKLQSDNTQGFLKLATLHYRLGQVDESLKEIRECLKLDPDHSKCFAFYKKVKKIAKLLTDAQSSEDARDYDRCIESAQTVLKLEPNVANVQFIVHQLLCKCYTGNSEPSQAVKNCQEALKIRKEPGVYCDSAEAYLAAEMFDDAIRDFKEALEIDPSLQRAKQGLHKAQQRQKLSESRDYYKILGVPRTASKRDIIKAYRKAAQKWHPDNFQEGEEKKRAEKRFIDIAAAKEVLTDDEKRAKFDQGEDPLDPESGKHQQGFNPFQEFHHFHGSPFQFKFHFN, via the exons ATGTACCACTGTGGTATATTATTGGTCTTATTAGATCTATCTTTAGATG TTGTTGGGAGTGTATCACAGTTAGAAATTGACAGACATTTGGAATTAGGTAGAGAATTTTTAGCAAAGGGCCAGTTACAAGATGCATTGTCACATTATCATGCAGCTGTTG AGGGAGAtccaaataattatttgacatACTATAAAAGAGGCACAGTATATCTAGCATTAGGTAAAGCCAAATTTGCACTTCTTGATCTTGATAAAGTTTTGGAGTTGAAGCCTGATTTTACTTCTGCAAGATTACAACGTGGTAATATATTACTTAAACAAGCTCAATTCAGCAGAGCAGAAGCTGATTTTCGAGATGTG TTAGCAGTTGAACCATATAATACAGATGCCTTAAATGCCATGTACAAAATAGCACCTGTGCaagaagatttaaaaattgtagacAGATTAACGAGAAATGGGGATTATGCGGCAGCTGCACAATTACTTGCTAAAGTTATTGAAGTATGCCCATGGTCTGCTGAATTAAGGGAACGTAGAGCTGAATGTTACGAAGCTCTTGAAGATTACATTAGTGCCATCTCTGATGTGCGTTCTACAACTAAATTACAATCTGATAACACACAAGGATTTTTAAAACTAGCAACTTTACATTACCGTCTTGGACAAGTGGATGAATCATTAAA GGAAATTCGAGAATGTTTGAAACTTGATCCAGATCATTCAAAATGTTTCGCATTTTACAAGAAAGTTAAGAAAATAGCAAAATTATTAACAGATGCACAGTCATCTGAAGATGCAAGAGATTATGACAGATGTATAGAGAGTGCTCAAACTGTGTTGAAACTTGAACCAAATGTAGCCAATGTACAATTTATCGTTCATCAACTTCTATGTAAATGCTATACTGGTAATTCAGAACCGAGTCAAGCAGTCAAGAATTGTCAGGAGGCATTAAAAATACGGAAGGAACCCGGAGTATATTGTGATAGCGCCGAAGCATATCTAGCTGCCGAAATGTTTGATGATG CAATTAGAGATTTCAAGGAAGCTTTAGAAATCGATCCAAGCCTACAACGAGCCAAGCAAGGTCTTCACAAAGCACAACAAAGACAAAAACTGTCCGAGTCGCGagattattataaaattttaggTGTGCCAAGAACAGCATCAAAACGTGACATTATTAAGGCGTACCGAAAGGCTGCGCAAAAGTGGCATCCTGATAATTTTCAGGagggagaagaaaagaaacgagcGGAAAAAAGATTTATTGACATTGCAGCTGCCAAAGAAGTACTGACTGATGATGAAAAAAGAGCAAAATTTGACCAAGGAGAAGATCCGTTAGATCCCGAATCGGGCAAGCATCAGCAAGGTTTCAATCCCTTCCAAGAATTCCATCACTTCCATGGTTCTCCCTTCCAATTTAAGTTCCATTTTAATTAG
- the LOC114871958 gene encoding 5'-nucleotidase domain-containing protein 3 produces the protein MLHTRTFAVAAASPLLVENVLPSWLPRVFGSHLVFTRSIGDRAMNRGHISRQTMYENYQKMRRKYESKKLPQDVNPKGVFACNELDLKEVQVYGFDYDYTLACYKPSMDYLLYNLGRDMLIQKYKYPEGISELEYKKDFAVRGLHYDIEKGLLLKLDSFLQIQFGTVYRGLHPLPDDEVLRLYKNRIIPIAYVEAPHRHSHDTVHRTKMVQLADLFSVPEMCLLCNVTEYFLRNHIDYHPEILFRDVKNSVQSCHPIMHGMVVQNVAEYLEQNKDLKRFFDRLKRANKRMFLVTNSPFHFVDTGMKFLVGEKWKNYFDVVIVQARKPKFFTEESRPLRIYDEINRTQLWDRVTKLEKGVIYLEGTVKQLQDMTGWRGQQVLYFGDHPYSDLADVTLEHGWRTGAIIKELTHEISTLNNPKFKEHANWLQMLTGLIEDHQDYTGPDVKSVLEEWMKEKEQLRNNIKRVFNEQFGSVFRTYHNPTYFSRRLFRFADIYMSSITNLLEYSTHHTFYPRRGVMPHEYTSYFV, from the exons ATGCTGCACACGAGGACGTTCGCCGTCGCTGCAGCATCGCCTCTACTCGTCGAAAATGTCTTGCCATCGTGGTTGCCTCGTGTATTTGGCAGCCATCTTGTGTTCACGCGCTCCATAGGTGATCGCGCTATGAACCGTGGTCACATATCGCGTCAGACCATGTACGAAAATTATCAGAAGATGCGACGAAAGTACGAGT CGAAAAAGCTTCCTCAAGATGTGAACCCTAAGGGAGTATTTGCTTGTAACGAACTGGACCTGAAGGAGGTCCAAGTCTATGGATTCGATTACGATTACACGTTGGCTTGTTACAAACCGTCCATGGACTACTTGCTCTACAACCTAGGCCGTGACATGCTCATTCAGAAATACAAG TACCCGGAGGGAATCAGCGAGCTCGAGTACAAGAAGGATTTCGCTGTTCGTGGCCTCCATTATGACATCGAAAAGGGTCTGCTGCTGAAACTCGACAGCTTTTTGCAAATTCAATTTGGCACCGTTTATCGCGGTTTACACCCGTTGCCCGACGATGAGGTCCTAAGGCTCTACAAAAACAGGATAATACCGATCGCTTACGTCGAAGCGCCTCATAGACACTCTCAT gATACTGTACATCGAACGAAAATGGTACAATTAGCCGATTTATTCTCAGTACCGGAAATGTGTCTTCTATGCAACGTCACGGAATACTTCCTTAGAAATCACATCGACTATCACCCCGAAATACTCTTTAGAGATGTAAAG AACTCCGTTCAGAGCTGCCACCCTATAATGCACGGAATGGTGGTACAAAATGTCGCCGAATACCTGGAACAAAATAAGGATTTAAAACGATTTTTTGATCGACTTAAAAGGGCAAATAAAAGGATGTTTTTAGTAACCAATAGTCCTTTCCATTTTGT GGATACTGGGATGAAGTTTTTAGTGGGAGAGAAGTGGAAAAACTATTTCGATGTGGTAATAGTTCAAGCAAGAAAACCGAAATTTTTCACCGAAGAATCTCGACCTCTCCGAATATACGATGAAATTAACAGAACCCAATTGTGGGATAGAGTTACGAAACTCGAGAAAGGTGTTATCTATTTAGAA GGTACAGTGAAACAACTGCAGGATATGACCGGTTGGCGAGGACAACAAGTATTATATTTTGGTGATCATCCTTATAGCGATTTAGCTGATGTAACTTTGGAACATGGTTGGCGAACTGGTGCCATAATTAAAGAGTTAACG CATGAAATTTCAACCTTAAACAATCCAAAGTTCAAAGAACATGCTAATTGGTTGCAAATGTTAACTGGACTGATCGAAGATCATCAAGATTATACAGGGCCGGATGTGAAGAGTGTACTAGAAGAATggatgaaagaaaaggaacaatTGAGAAACAATATAAAACGAGTGTTTAATGAACAATTTGGATCTGTATTCAGAACGTATCATAATCCTACATATTTTTCGAGAAGGCTTTTTAGGTTCGCTGATATTTATATGAGCtcaattacaaatttattagaaTACTCAACACATCATACGTTTTATCCAAGAAGAGGCGTGATGCCGCACGAATATACAAGTTATTTCGTATAA